Proteins encoded in a region of the Magallana gigas chromosome 8, xbMagGiga1.1, whole genome shotgun sequence genome:
- the LOC105326168 gene encoding uncharacterized protein produces the protein MTDAEQILIFLLCASSTGLAMSEGLSTTPPTACNSSVVMACEWGKPGIHYERSLDPCNYYEYWGNCLKFLEANCRGDSYYEERVYSHQFDGVYYCPWQFPGDQPVPGCDKRKMLQCKIKVGEEKNKHGAGDCPYRERYKVCLESFRNTCSDYHLYHRELSSWKYMTHLDCPHLLGCNITLYKSCWDKMELGKLNIYDISSFKNLCGKNLNETMTCLLDQRDRCQYSSDSALGDTKWEFQMTLYSCYGVPECNLAMLHQCAIDHYSENLWMMTVPTPQQAKAVCRNYKSYMRCVAPYKESCIQNKERLQDMGTESLSWVVERMETLYQYVSLLCEDHYEDIIQYGADCFDTSFTSTGLFSCESDRHPIKDYAPDQIRCISLQNQTSCIRNILSGMGSCVEKSVEVALAIATSFENFLLALHHRFTCEGSLPVKLSTRAPSTTSTTTGGPIPDDVGSSITSSFFSQSPTPASQNDVSKSTHVRCGYWMPVLVLLLPFYI, from the exons ATGACCGACGCTGAACAGATTCTGATCTTTTTGCTGTGTGCTTCATCTACAG GGCTAGCAATGTCTGAAGGTCTGTCCACGACGCCGCCTACGGCCTGTAACTCCTCTGTGGTGATGGCGTGTGAATGGGGAAAGCCTGGAATCCATTATGAACGATCATTGGACCCATGCAA CTATTACGAATACTGGGGGAATTGTTTGAAGTTTCTGGAGGCGAACTGCCGTGGGGACAGCTATTATGAGGAGCGCGTGTACAGCCACCAGTTTGACGGCGTCTACTATTGTCCATGGCAATTTCCAG GAGACCAACCCGTCCCGGGATGTGACAAGCGAAAAATGTTACAGTGTAAGATAAAAGTCGGCgaggaaaaaaacaaacatgggGCAGGAGATTGTCC ATATCGAGAGAGGTATAAAGTCTGTCTGGAGAGTTTCCGGAATACCTGCTCTGATTATCATCTGTATCATCGTGAGCTCAGTTCCTGGAAGTACATGACGCATTTAGACTGTCCTCATCTTCTTG GTTGCAatataacactatataaatCATGTTGGGATAAAATGGAATTAGGAAAATTGAATATCTACGACATCAGTTCATTTAAAAACCTGTGTGG aAAGAATTTGAACGAGACCATGACATGCCTCTTAGACCAAAGAGACAGGTGTCAGTACTCATCAGATTCTGCTCTGGGGGACACCAAGTGGGAATTCCAGATGACCCTTTACTCCTGTTATGGAGTTCCAG AATGCAACCTTGCTATGTTACACCAATGTGCGATAGACCACTACTCTGAGAATCTTTGGATGATGACCGTACCAACCCCTCAACAGGCCAAGGCGGTCTGCAG GAACTATAAATCTTACATGCGATGCGTGGCGCCGTACAAAGAGAGTTGTATCCAGAACAAGGAGCGACTCCAGGACATGGGTACCGAGTCACTGTCCTGGGTGGTTGAGAGAATGGAAACCCTTTACCAGTATGTCTCCTTACTGTGTGAGGATCATTATGAGG ATATCATCCAATATGGCGCCGACTGTTTTGATACGTCGTTTACAAGCACGGGCTTGTTTTCTTGTGAATCAGATAGGCACCCAATAAAAGACTACGCTCCAGATCAGATAAGGTgtat ATCTCTACAGAATCAAACCTCATGCATCAGAAATATATTGTCGGGAATGGGAAGTTGTGTAGAAAAGTCAGTAGAGGTAGCTCTTGCAATCGCCACGTCGTTCGAAAACTTCCTTCTTGCACTTCACCATAGATTTACCTGTGAAGGATCTTTGCCGG TTAAACTGTCTACAAGAGCTCCATCAACGACAAGTACTACAACAGGAGGACCGATTCCGGATGACGTCGGGTCTTCCATAACCTCGTCATTCTTCTCTCAGTCGCCGACACCTGCGTCACAGAATGACGTCAGCAAGTCAACACATGTTCGATGTGGATACTGGATGCCAGTGCTTGTTCTGTTACTACCGTTTTATATttga
- the LOC105326164 gene encoding uncharacterized protein yields the protein MMSTLAFICLSFLVQNVDAFAVNDQTDVCHSNPCLNGGKCELHSGALASPVTSCICPVEWSGDVCENPTNVPAIRHDFGERSDMTVSGNLRQWPELGENGEAGIGHIKSNETFQLATNFLLETGKSACASFFYRREKTGSTLKFFYTTSGIRRPLWESVQDVSVNNTWKQVKIDLLGIQYLGNVVLTLEGNTTPSSGYLDIDDVLIVELACSLVNF from the exons ATGATGAGTACCTTAGCATTTATATGTTTGTCATTTTTGGTCCAAAACGTAGATGCTTTTGcag TGAATGACCAAACCGATGTCTGCCATAGCAATCCTTGTTTAAACGGAGGCAAGTGTGAGCTACACAGCGGTGCCCTTGCCAGTCCGGTGACTTCCTGCATATGCCCTGTGGAATGGTCCGGAGATGTATGCGAAAATCCTACAAACG TGCCTGCAATTCGACACGATTTTGGAGAACGGAGTGATATGACAGTATCAGGAAACCTACGACAGTGGCCC GAGCTTGGAGAAAACGGTGAAGCTGGCATTGGGCATATTAAATCTAACGAAACATTCCAACTTGCAACAAATTTTTTGCTCGAAACTG GTAAATCAGCTTGCGCCAGTTTCTTCTACAGACGAGAAAAAACGGGGTCCACTTTAAAATTCTTCTATACAACTTCCGGTATTCGTCGTCCTTTGTGGGAGTCCGTGCAGGACGTATCTGTCAACAATACGTGGAAACAAGTAAAGATTGATTTATTAGGAATCCAGTATCTGGGAAACGTTGTCCTG aCATTGGAAGGAAACACAACACCTTCCTCTGGTTATCTGGACATTGATGACGTCCTGATAGTGGAATTAGCATGTTCTCTAgttaatttctaa
- the LOC105326165 gene encoding uncharacterized protein: MIILALVFFQCIIPSNGHCCVSWTKNNELNDLYRKQPTIRNSTSTCTLKECMAVCTGDPDCMSVGFDEGNCLCYVYNTNSTSSAKDSIPIQGWQHFDIQQGRGTALESCTFDYEYEGSEIVYKDVENYPDNKGTNFIVAFMENAQKSLPVELFVTTAKPYEIKVIVTSPKWTSPSVYESFKITSSQTKQIFISNEFRMHGTGRSQKALSVSASDEIIVYGVNKEGYSCDAFLAFPIDVLGTEYYTVSYFPTTLENEILVAGVFPDTVINIALKLNDDSTRIKFEKTNYYNGDIISVLMSPFDTVQIQTMADITGTKITSNRPIVVYSGNRKTKVGIGRSRDHLVQQMMPVITWGKRFVTLPIPTRTIGDFFRFIASENNTIVNTTGYDYQLNKNVSYTLELLLAGDFVEQYHTSYFYGLVVSSKPIMLVQIVSSQVAEAADPAMTLIPPIEQFSSEYVFTTPKYTFGEYINFFMFVVHSDNAAGLQLDGEYLPSTQEYRKITGTNYLASYVAVPTGSHSFRHTSPIVMFGGYLYGLANMESYGFPAGMRLSPINVPCNVTSGAIPDGKDNDCDGLIDEELCDGNFADDDADGLVDEDCAKPSPIDGQWNAWTLWSECQASCGSRASLITGTSYRSRVCNNPKPANEGLRCKGNPIELLSCVPSDLCSCCPSDFSCVSNNGTLLCYQVHDLHSKIKDIKDVCASDGYSLLRLDSKEKLALLSTAKFSGAKYLVQGKRLSNEGDWLYLDGSLVNDFSTQWDSQANPTAKNKKDEYIVLQPLGGYTWLNSEESELVSGYVCEG; the protein is encoded by the exons atgattattttgGCACTTGTTTTCTTTCAGTGCATCATTCCTTCAAATGGACATTGTTGCGTTTCTTGGACAAAAAATAATGAGTTAAATGACCTGTATCGTAAACAACCTACAATAAGAAATTCCACAAGCACATGCACTTTGAAGGAATGTATGGCAGTGTGTACTGGTGACCCAGACTGTATGTCTGTTGGATTTGATGAAGGGAACTGTCTCTGTTACGTGTACAACACAAATTCTACATCAAGTGCGAAAGATTCCATTCCCATACAAGGCTGGCAACACTTCGACATTCAACAAG GACGTGGAACAGCATTGGAGTCTTGCACATTCGACTACGAATACGAGGGATCTGAAATTGTATATAAAGATGTAGAAA atTATCCTGATAATAAAGGTACAAACTTTATTGTTGCATTTATGGAGAATGCTCAGAAAAGTTTACCTGTGGAACTTTTTGTAACAACCGCTAAACCATACGAAATAAAGGTAATCGTGACGTCACCAAAATGGACATCGCCTTCTGTCTACGAATCATTTAAAATTACCTCAAGTCAAACAAAGCAGATATTTATCAGCAATGAATTTCGTATGCACGGAACAGGCAGAAGTCAAAAAGCTTTGAGTGTGTCTGCTAGCGACGAAATCATTGTATATGGAGTCAATAAAGAAGGGTACTCTTGTGACGCTTTTCTAGCGTTCCCAATTGATGTTCTTGGGACAGAATATTACACAGTATCATATTTTCCAACTACGTTAGAAAACGAGATTCTTGTTGCCGGTGTTTTTCCAGACACCGTAATAAATATAGCTTTAAAGTTAAACGACGATTCTACAAGAATCAAGTTTGAAAAGACAAATTATTATAATGGAGACATTATAAGCGTTTTGATGAGTCCCTTTGATACAGTTCAAATTCAAACTATGGCAGACATTACAGGGACTAAAATAACATCCAACCGGCCTATTGTTGTGTACAGCGgaaatagaaaaacaaaagtAGGAATTGGGAGAAGCAGGGACCATTTAGTCCAACAAATGATGCCAGTTATAACTTGGGGAAAACGATTTGTTACTTTACCTATTCCGACTCGCACGATAGGGGATTTCTTTAGGTTTATTGCTAGCGAAAATAACACTATTGTAAACACAACTGGGTATGATTATCAGCTTAATAAGAACGTTTCATACACACTAGAACTTCTTTTGGCTGGAGACTTTGTAGAACAATATCACACTTCGTACTTTTACGGTCTAGTCGTGTCCTCCAAACCGATCATGTTGGTTCAAATCGTATCAAGCCAAGTTGCTGAGGCAGCTGACCCAGCGATGACGCTCATTCCTCCTATAGAACAATTCAGCTCAGAATACGTTTTCACCACTCCCAAATATACATTCGGTgaatacatcaatttttttatgtttgtcgTGCATTCCGATAATGCAGCCGGCCTTCAGCTTGATGGAGAATACTTGCCATCAACTCAAGAGTATAGAAAAATTACAGGAACAAATTACCTGGCCTCATACGTAGCTGTACCTACTGGTTCTCACTCCTTTCGCCACACCTCTCCCATAGTGATGTTTGGAGGCTATCTTTATGGTCTTGCAAATATGGAGTCCTATGGATTTCCAGCAGGAATGAGACTGTCACCTATCAAtgtt CCTTGCAACGTAACATCGGGAGCCATTCCAGACGGAAAAGACAACGACTGTGACGGTCTTATTGACGAAGAGCTATGTGACGGCAATTTTGCAG ATGATGATGCTGACGGATTAGTAGACGAAGACTGTGCAAAACCGTCACCTA TCGATGGTCAGTGGAATGCTTGGACTCTTTGGTCAGAGTGTCAAGCATCTTGTGGATCTAGAGCGTCATTAATAACAGGGACATCTTATCGGTCACGTGTGTGCAACAATCCAAAACCTGCCAATGAAGGCTTGCGGTGTAAGGGAAATCCGATTGAACTGCTCTCGTGTGTTCCAAGTG ATTTGTGCAGCTGCTGTCCATCTGACTTCAGTTGTGTTTCCAACAACGGCACACTTTTGTGCTACCAGGTGCACGATTTGCACAGTAAAATCAAGGATATAAAGGACGTTTGTGCCTCAGACGGATACAGTCTTTTAAGACTTGATAGCAAGGAAAAATTGGCCTTACTTTCTACGG CCAAGTTTTCTGGCGCTAAGTACCTTGTTCAAGGGAAACGGCTTTCCAATGAAGGAGACTGGCTATACCTAGATGGATCTTTGGTGAACGACTTCTCTACTCAATGGGATAGCCAAGCCAACCCGACGGCAAAGAACAAGAAAGATGAATACATAGTTCTCCAGCCCCTCGGTGGATACACTTGGCTTAACAGTGAAGAATCTGAGCTCGTGTCAGGCTATGTTTGTGAAGGATGA